In Brachyspira hampsonii, the following are encoded in one genomic region:
- a CDS encoding STAS domain-containing protein produces the protein MSLNIEDKGKVKVVSLVGKLDVNLSVSIEAELEQLVESGSINLILELSGIEYLSSSGIRVFISIMRKIKDKNGRLVLACVPDIIKKILKTVELEDLFEVYENVDDAVASF, from the coding sequence ATGAGTTTAAATATAGAAGATAAAGGAAAAGTTAAAGTTGTAAGTTTAGTTGGTAAATTAGATGTTAATTTATCTGTATCTATTGAAGCTGAGTTGGAGCAATTAGTAGAGTCAGGTTCTATTAATTTGATATTAGAACTATCAGGAATTGAATATTTAAGCTCAAGCGGAATAAGAGTATTTATTTCTATAATGAGAAAAATTAAAGATAAAAATGGAAGATTGGTATTAGCTTGTGTTCCAGATATAATCAAAAAAATATTAAAAACAGTAGAGTTAGAGGATCTATTTGAAGTATATGAAAATGTAGATGATGCAGTAGCTTCATTTTAA
- a CDS encoding TetR/AcrR family transcriptional regulator C-terminal domain-containing protein yields MKSSSNKNNARVKKTKKLLEDSLGILLEEKPFEDIRVIDICAKANMHRSTFYTYYNDKYELLKSKLDEYEAKFLEDLKRYKIENKLKDSHVDIMEKILQYFYLNRKYLKIIFQNNKDGSVANILREYLASYVIEGIKDFKTIRPNKENVIRVMVSFYSGAFISVLTDWILNDCFISVEELASYISDIIMQRVFSE; encoded by the coding sequence ATGAAAAGCAGTTCAAATAAAAATAATGCCAGAGTAAAAAAAACAAAGAAATTGCTTGAAGATTCTCTTGGTATTTTATTGGAAGAAAAACCTTTTGAGGATATAAGAGTAATTGATATTTGTGCTAAAGCTAATATGCATAGAAGCACTTTTTATACTTATTATAATGATAAATATGAGTTATTAAAATCTAAATTAGATGAATATGAGGCAAAATTTTTAGAAGATTTGAAAAGATATAAGATAGAAAATAAATTAAAAGATTCTCATGTAGATATAATGGAAAAAATACTTCAGTATTTTTATTTAAATAGGAAATATTTGAAAATAATATTTCAGAATAATAAAGATGGAAGTGTTGCAAACATTTTAAGAGAATATTTAGCTTCTTATGTAATAGAAGGCATAAAAGATTTTAAGACTATTCGCCCTAATAAAGAGAATGTTATAAGGGTTATGGTTAGTTTTTATTCTGGCGCATTCATATCAGTTCTTACAGATTGGATACTTAATGATTGTTTTATATCTGTAGAAGAATTGGCTTCTTATATATCCGATATTATTATGCAAAGAGTTTTTTCTGAATAA
- a CDS encoding MATE family efflux transporter produces MSEIIYSDFNSNMKTNNMFSNKYLIKLFVPLIIEVFLEYLVGLIDSLMVASVGESAVSAVFLVDFVIAFLISIFAAIASGGAVASGQYIGAKNIEKADDSINQLIRFLLLFSIALTLIIYLFKDSLFGALFGSITNEVRNEANIYMLIVAASIPFLAIYNGGASMFRTIGNSKISMKIMISMNILNVIGNAVLIYVFKMGIAGAAISTLISRIGSALIIIILGLNKNNLIYIKNKIMYKMDIQTIKRILSVGIPYGIENGMFYLGRLLILSLISTFGTASIAANSVSTLIASLEVLPGMAIGLGLTTVISQCVGAGDYNQTKYYTKKIIAIIYVSQTITSAVMLSILPIILNMYHLSAEASGYTYKLSWYHAIMMIIWPLGYSLPVVFRASGDAKFPMIVASVSMVLCRIVLAYVFALYFKMGMVGTWIAMFFDWIVKATIFTLRYLSGKWIKFQYN; encoded by the coding sequence ATGAGCGAAATAATTTATTCTGATTTTAATAGTAATATGAAAACTAATAATATGTTTTCTAATAAATATCTTATAAAATTATTTGTTCCTCTTATTATAGAGGTATTTTTAGAATATCTAGTTGGGCTTATAGATTCTTTGATGGTTGCTAGTGTAGGGGAATCTGCTGTATCTGCTGTATTTTTGGTTGATTTTGTAATAGCATTTCTTATAAGCATATTTGCTGCTATTGCTTCGGGAGGTGCTGTTGCCAGCGGGCAATATATAGGTGCCAAAAATATAGAAAAAGCAGATGATTCTATTAATCAGCTTATAAGGTTTTTATTATTATTTTCTATAGCTTTAACATTAATCATATATTTGTTTAAAGATTCTTTATTTGGAGCATTGTTCGGAAGTATTACAAATGAAGTTAGAAATGAGGCAAATATTTATATGCTGATAGTTGCAGCTTCAATACCATTTTTGGCTATTTATAATGGCGGAGCTTCTATGTTTAGAACTATAGGAAATTCAAAAATATCAATGAAAATTATGATATCTATGAATATATTAAATGTTATAGGAAATGCTGTTTTAATTTATGTATTTAAAATGGGTATAGCAGGAGCTGCAATATCTACATTGATTAGCAGAATAGGTTCAGCATTAATAATTATAATTTTGGGATTAAATAAAAATAATCTTATATATATAAAAAATAAGATCATGTATAAAATGGATATTCAAACTATAAAAAGGATATTATCTGTAGGAATACCTTATGGTATAGAAAACGGAATGTTTTATTTGGGAAGATTATTGATACTTAGTTTAATATCTACATTTGGTACAGCATCAATAGCTGCAAATTCTGTTTCTACGCTTATAGCTAGTTTAGAGGTTCTTCCGGGTATGGCTATAGGATTGGGACTCACAACTGTTATATCCCAATGTGTAGGTGCCGGCGATTATAATCAAACTAAATATTATACTAAAAAAATAATAGCCATTATTTATGTATCTCAAACTATAACTAGTGCTGTTATGCTTTCAATTTTGCCTATAATACTTAATATGTATCATTTATCTGCTGAGGCTTCAGGATATACTTATAAATTATCATGGTATCATGCTATTATGATGATTATATGGCCATTAGGATACTCTTTGCCTGTGGTATTTAGAGCTTCAGGAGATGCTAAGTTTCCTATGATAGTGGCTTCTGTTTCGATGGTGTTATGCCGAATAGTGTTGGCTTATGTATTTGCATTATATTTTAAAATGGGCATGGTTGGTACTTGGATAGCAATGTTCTTTGATTGGATAGTAAAGGCTACAATATTTACATTAAGATATTTAAGCGGCAAATGGATAAAGTTTCAATATAATTGA
- a CDS encoding efflux RND transporter permease subunit has product MKNLIYFFANNRMLVNIIIFISIMIGLYSYYNIYKESFPSTDLELMILQVVYPGASPLDVEQNAVIQIEDQLRTISGIDEYTSIITENAAIIFVQLDMEIDTSKAKDDIFRKMQSVPDMAEEVETIEITDINPKLTSIYKIGVHFKKGFEGDEKVLYDFSKELERQLKYVDGVADITVQGRTDPEVKILADPKKLQEYYISLTDIVNSLSARNIRATSGDLKKPIYMDLEENEEEKTIVTMGQFENPSEATNVVVRSTFNGQRVRIQDLAKVNSGFVEKSIYVRINSVEGYSLSIQKKENADIVKTTENINNFLKNNQHLIPENVEVTTMGETSRMVLALTNVATSNLIFGFIIILIVLLIFLDFKSALFTSIGMIVVIFITFSYIHFSDLTFNIISLAGIITVIGMVVDNSIVVCENIYDFQKAGKTGLEGTVEAVKDVVSPIMVATMTTVVAFMPMLLTKDVVGKLIAPFPKVVMVALIASLFQAIFLLPNNLQDKTKKNFKLFKKIKNPLDFDKEKLFNAMKNPFNKALKILLKFRYLVVLFFIVLLIFSFFLAKDSLQKFILIYDTSSDSIMINIDSGIGNSIKNTIKYVEQIENVIYKSVDAENLIAVNSIVGKQVNQNIVDISEESANLAGITVYLIPSTERKKTAYDIMDDINRELEKTSLREELDALMVSVKLPMDPGKAVDIKIVGNDLNQTRKVRDEVKAYLLSLNGVINYYDDDKSGKNELRVLFDYDEIAQLGMNVANVANELRTAYSGAVATSIQELDYKLDFRVQLDRDYIYDTNVLNNLVIPNTYNRLLYLKNVASITETNGVSSIRHYNGQRCITINADLVQGQNTSIQVMFAIQNKFKDISQRYPGVIIGFGGEADQTVGALDGLAVTLFIAIVLIYLILLLQFKKFAQPLMIMFLIPFTLTGVFIAFYLHGMPMSFIGFIGIVGLCGVLVNDGIIMIDLINKIIESRKTDAEALSNPKKFAFDSIVEGATQRLLPIFLTTVTTVGGLMPTVYGIGGDADLIVPIVMSLAYGLIFSTLITLIFLPCVFMIAVDLKLIKLK; this is encoded by the coding sequence ATGAAAAATCTAATATACTTTTTTGCTAATAACAGAATGCTTGTAAATATCATAATATTCATCTCTATTATGATAGGTCTATATTCATACTATAACATATATAAAGAATCCTTCCCATCAACTGATTTAGAATTAATGATTTTGCAAGTAGTATACCCCGGTGCCTCTCCTTTAGATGTAGAACAAAATGCTGTCATACAAATAGAGGATCAATTAAGAACTATATCCGGAATAGATGAGTATACTTCAATAATAACTGAAAATGCAGCTATTATATTCGTGCAGTTAGATATGGAAATAGATACAAGCAAAGCTAAAGATGATATATTCAGAAAAATGCAAAGTGTTCCAGATATGGCAGAAGAAGTTGAAACTATAGAAATAACTGATATAAATCCAAAACTTACATCTATTTACAAAATAGGAGTGCATTTTAAAAAAGGATTTGAAGGAGATGAAAAAGTTTTATACGATTTCAGTAAGGAATTAGAAAGACAATTAAAATATGTTGACGGGGTTGCTGATATAACAGTTCAGGGAAGAACGGATCCTGAAGTAAAGATACTTGCTGATCCTAAAAAACTGCAGGAATATTACATTTCTCTTACAGATATAGTAAACTCGCTTTCTGCAAGAAATATAAGGGCTACAAGCGGAGATTTAAAAAAGCCTATTTATATGGATTTAGAAGAAAATGAGGAAGAAAAAACAATAGTAACAATGGGACAATTTGAAAATCCTTCAGAGGCTACTAATGTTGTGGTAAGATCTACTTTTAATGGTCAGAGAGTAAGGATACAGGATTTAGCAAAGGTAAACAGCGGTTTTGTAGAAAAATCTATATATGTAAGAATAAACAGCGTAGAAGGATATTCATTAAGCATACAAAAAAAAGAGAATGCTGACATAGTAAAAACTACAGAAAACATTAATAATTTTCTAAAAAATAATCAGCATTTAATACCTGAAAATGTAGAAGTTACAACTATGGGTGAAACTTCAAGAATGGTATTAGCTCTTACAAATGTAGCAACTAGCAATTTAATATTCGGTTTCATTATAATATTAATAGTTCTTTTAATATTCTTAGATTTCAAAAGTGCATTATTTACAAGCATAGGAATGATAGTCGTAATATTTATCACTTTCTCATACATACATTTTTCTGATTTAACATTCAATATTATATCACTAGCAGGAATAATTACTGTTATAGGAATGGTTGTTGATAATAGTATAGTGGTATGCGAAAACATATACGATTTTCAAAAGGCTGGGAAGACAGGACTAGAAGGAACAGTTGAAGCGGTAAAAGATGTAGTAAGCCCTATAATGGTTGCCACTATGACTACTGTTGTAGCTTTTATGCCTATGCTTCTTACTAAAGATGTTGTAGGCAAACTCATAGCACCTTTTCCTAAAGTTGTTATGGTGGCATTAATTGCTAGTTTATTTCAGGCTATATTTTTGCTTCCTAATAATCTGCAAGATAAAACTAAAAAAAACTTTAAACTCTTCAAAAAAATAAAAAATCCTCTGGATTTTGATAAAGAAAAATTATTCAATGCTATGAAAAACCCTTTTAATAAAGCATTAAAAATTTTATTAAAATTCAGATACTTGGTAGTTTTATTTTTTATAGTTCTTTTAATATTTTCATTCTTTTTAGCTAAAGATAGTTTGCAGAAATTTATACTTATATATGATACAAGCTCTGACAGCATAATGATAAATATTGACTCAGGAATAGGAAACTCTATAAAGAACACTATTAAGTATGTTGAGCAAATAGAAAATGTCATATATAAGTCTGTTGATGCTGAAAACTTAATAGCAGTTAATAGCATTGTTGGAAAACAAGTTAATCAAAATATAGTTGATATTTCAGAAGAATCGGCAAATCTGGCAGGCATTACAGTTTATCTTATACCATCTACAGAAAGAAAAAAAACGGCTTATGATATAATGGACGATATAAATAGAGAATTAGAAAAAACAAGTTTAAGAGAAGAATTAGATGCTTTGATGGTATCAGTTAAACTTCCAATGGATCCGGGAAAAGCAGTAGATATAAAAATAGTTGGAAATGATTTAAATCAGACTAGAAAAGTAAGAGATGAGGTAAAAGCATATTTGCTTAGTCTTAATGGAGTCATAAACTATTACGATGATGATAAATCTGGAAAAAATGAATTAAGAGTATTATTTGATTATGATGAGATAGCACAATTAGGAATGAATGTCGCTAATGTGGCAAATGAACTTAGAACTGCATACAGCGGTGCAGTTGCAACTTCAATACAGGAACTTGATTATAAATTAGACTTCAGAGTTCAGCTTGACAGAGATTATATATATGATACGAATGTACTTAATAATCTTGTAATACCAAACACTTATAACAGACTTCTATATTTAAAAAATGTTGCAAGTATAACTGAAACAAACGGAGTATCTTCTATTAGGCATTATAACGGACAAAGATGCATTACTATCAATGCAGATCTAGTTCAGGGACAAAACACATCTATACAAGTAATGTTTGCAATACAGAATAAATTTAAAGATATAAGTCAAAGATATCCCGGTGTTATAATAGGTTTCGGAGGAGAGGCAGATCAGACGGTAGGAGCTTTAGACGGACTTGCAGTTACATTATTTATAGCAATAGTTTTAATATACTTAATATTATTACTTCAATTCAAAAAATTTGCTCAGCCTCTTATGATAATGTTTTTAATACCATTTACATTAACAGGAGTATTCATAGCATTTTATCTTCATGGCATGCCTATGTCATTTATAGGTTTTATAGGTATTGTAGGGTTATGCGGTGTACTTGTTAATGACGGCATCATAATGATAGACTTGATAAACAAAATAATAGAATCTAGAAAAACTGATGCAGAAGCATTAAGCAATCCAAAAAAATTCGCATTCGACTCAATAGTAGAAGGAGCTACTCAAAGACTTCTTCCTATATTTTTAACCACAGTAACTACAGTTGGAGGATTAATGCCAACAGTTTACGGCATAGGAGGAGATGCTGATTTGATAGTACCTATAGTTATGAGTTTAGCTTATGGGCTTATATTCTCAACATTAATAACATTGATATTTTTACCTTGCGTGTTTATGATAGCTGTAGATTTGAAGCTTATAAAATTAAAATAA